One Streptomyces sp. CNQ-509 DNA window includes the following coding sequences:
- a CDS encoding response regulator transcription factor — translation MRLLLVEDDDHVATALSAVLARHGFEVGMAHSGQEALQELLHSELAPFDVVLLDLGLPDQDGFEVCGRIRKLTGTPVIMVTARSDVRSRIHGLNLGADDYVVKPYDTGELLARVHAVARRTAAAEQEPAAGPGGAGPAAAGERTDETAAPLVVGPVTLEPHSRRVSVGGAEVQLTRKEFDLLALLAARPGVVFRREQIISEVWRSSWEGTGRTLEVHIASLRSKLGLPALIETVRGVGYRLVPPPGG, via the coding sequence ATGAGGCTGCTGCTCGTCGAGGACGACGACCACGTGGCCACCGCGCTCTCCGCGGTGCTGGCCCGGCACGGCTTCGAGGTGGGCATGGCCCACAGCGGCCAGGAGGCGCTGCAGGAGCTGCTGCACAGCGAGCTGGCCCCGTTCGACGTGGTCCTGCTGGACCTGGGGCTGCCCGACCAGGACGGCTTCGAGGTGTGCGGACGTATCCGCAAACTGACCGGCACTCCCGTGATCATGGTGACCGCGCGCTCCGACGTCCGGTCCCGGATCCACGGGCTCAACCTGGGTGCCGACGACTATGTCGTCAAGCCGTACGACACGGGCGAGCTCCTCGCGCGCGTGCACGCCGTCGCCCGGCGCACGGCGGCGGCGGAGCAGGAGCCCGCCGCGGGGCCCGGCGGCGCGGGTCCTGCCGCGGCCGGCGAGCGGACCGACGAGACCGCGGCGCCGCTGGTCGTGGGCCCCGTGACGCTGGAGCCCCACTCCCGCAGGGTCAGCGTCGGCGGCGCGGAGGTGCAGCTCACCCGCAAGGAGTTCGACCTGCTCGCGCTGCTCGCGGCGCGCCCCGGGGTGGTGTTCCGGCGGGAGCAGATCATCAGCGAGGTGTGGCGCAGCAGTTGGGAGGGTACGGGCCGGACCCTGGAGGTCCACATCGCCTCCCTGCGCAGCAAGCTCGGCCTGCCCGCGCTCATCGAGACCGTGCGCGGCGTCGGCTATCGCCTCGTGCCCCCGCCGGGCGGCTGA
- a CDS encoding amino acid ABC transporter ATP-binding protein codes for MTEVSTAKDAVPAAGEPLVVLDNVNKHFGALHVLQDIDLTIARGEVVVVIGPSGSGKSTLCRAINRLEPIDSGRITLDGKPLPAEGRELARLRADVGMVFQSFNLFAHKTVLQNVMLGQIKVRKKDKAAAETSARALLDRVGVGNQADKYPAQLSGGQQQRVAIARALAMEPKVMLFDEPTSALDPEMINEVLEVMQQLARDGMTMVVVTHEMGFARSAANRVVFMSDGQIVEETTPDQFFTNPRSDRAKDFLSKILHH; via the coding sequence ATGACCGAGGTTTCGACGGCCAAGGACGCCGTCCCGGCGGCGGGCGAACCGCTGGTCGTGCTGGACAACGTCAACAAGCATTTCGGTGCGCTGCACGTGCTCCAGGACATCGACCTGACGATCGCGCGCGGCGAGGTCGTCGTCGTCATCGGGCCGTCCGGGTCCGGGAAGTCCACGCTGTGCCGCGCGATCAACCGGCTGGAGCCGATCGACTCCGGCCGCATCACCCTGGACGGCAAGCCCCTGCCCGCCGAAGGCCGTGAGCTGGCGAGGCTCCGCGCCGACGTGGGCATGGTCTTCCAGTCCTTCAACCTCTTCGCCCACAAGACCGTGCTGCAGAACGTGATGCTCGGGCAGATCAAGGTCCGCAAGAAGGACAAGGCGGCCGCGGAGACCTCCGCCAGGGCCCTGCTCGACCGGGTGGGCGTCGGCAACCAGGCGGACAAGTACCCCGCGCAGCTCTCCGGCGGCCAGCAGCAGCGGGTGGCGATCGCCCGCGCGCTGGCGATGGAGCCCAAGGTGATGCTCTTCGACGAGCCCACCTCGGCCCTCGACCCCGAGATGATCAACGAGGTGCTGGAGGTAATGCAGCAACTCGCCCGGGACGGTATGACTATGGTCGTCGTCACGCACGAGATGGGCTTCGCCCGCTCGGCGGCGAACCGGGTGGTCTTCATGTCCGACGGCCAGATCGTGGAGGAGACGACCCCCGACCAGTTCTTCACCAACCCTCGCAGCGACCGGGCGAAGGACTTCCTGTCGAAGATCCTGCACCACTGA
- a CDS encoding glutamate ABC transporter substrate-binding protein, with protein sequence MNLRKVSAAAACALALTVTAAACGSDDDSGDNGDGGGGGKDSITIGIKFDQPGLGLKEPDGSYSGFDVDVATYVAKELGYSEDQIEWKEAISADRETMLERGDVDMIAATYSITDERKQKVDFAGPYLLAHQDLLIRADDDITKGEDLNGKTLCSVTGSTSAQNVKDTIAPKAQLAERPGYSECLDAVANGQIDALTTDDSILAGYAAQEANKGKFKLAGLNLSNENYGVGIKKGDEKMKTDIDAALEKMVSDGSWEKFMDANLGPANYDFEPAPKIGDIKQ encoded by the coding sequence ATGAATCTTCGCAAGGTCAGCGCGGCCGCTGCCTGCGCACTCGCCCTCACCGTCACCGCGGCCGCGTGCGGCTCCGACGACGACAGCGGCGACAACGGTGACGGTGGCGGCGGTGGCAAGGACTCCATCACCATCGGCATCAAGTTCGACCAGCCCGGCCTCGGGCTGAAGGAGCCCGACGGCTCGTACTCGGGCTTCGACGTCGACGTAGCCACGTACGTGGCCAAGGAACTCGGCTACTCCGAGGACCAGATCGAGTGGAAGGAGGCGATCAGTGCCGACCGCGAGACCATGCTGGAGCGCGGCGACGTCGACATGATCGCCGCCACCTACTCGATCACGGACGAGCGCAAGCAGAAGGTCGACTTCGCCGGCCCGTACCTGCTGGCCCACCAGGACCTGCTGATCCGCGCCGACGACGACATCACCAAGGGCGAGGACCTCAACGGCAAGACCCTCTGCTCGGTCACCGGGTCCACCTCGGCGCAGAACGTCAAGGACACCATCGCGCCCAAGGCCCAGCTCGCCGAGCGCCCCGGCTACTCCGAGTGCCTCGACGCCGTCGCCAACGGCCAGATCGACGCCCTGACCACCGACGACTCCATCCTCGCCGGCTACGCCGCCCAGGAAGCCAACAAGGGCAAGTTCAAGCTCGCCGGGCTGAACCTGAGCAACGAGAACTACGGCGTCGGCATCAAAAAGGGCGACGAGAAGATGAAGACCGACATCGACGCCGCCCTGGAGAAGATGGTCTCCGACGGTTCGTGGGAGAAGTTCATGGACGCCAACCTCGGCCCCGCGAACTACGACTTCGAGCCCGCGCCGAAGATCGGCGACATCAAGCAGTGA
- a CDS encoding amino acid ABC transporter permease, translated as MDIISDYDTQILDAFWVTVKLTLLSGLFSLIWGTILAAMRVSPVPLMRGFGTVYVNVIRNIPLTVIIVFCALGLSDVFGVTLGAGIDFDSKFFRLAVLGLSAYTAAFVCEALRSGINTVPVGQAEAARAIGLSFTQVLGLIVLPQAFRSVVGPLTNVLIALTKNTTVAAAIGVAEAALLMKEMIENEAQLLLISAIFALGFLVLTLPTGLFLGWVGKKVAVKR; from the coding sequence TTGGACATCATCTCCGATTACGACACACAGATTCTGGACGCGTTCTGGGTCACCGTGAAGCTCACCCTGCTGTCCGGTCTGTTCTCCCTCATCTGGGGAACGATCCTGGCGGCCATGCGGGTCAGCCCCGTCCCGCTCATGCGGGGCTTCGGGACCGTCTACGTGAACGTCATCCGGAACATCCCCCTCACGGTCATCATCGTCTTCTGCGCCCTCGGCCTCTCCGACGTGTTCGGCGTCACCCTGGGTGCCGGCATCGACTTCGACTCCAAGTTCTTCCGGCTGGCGGTGCTCGGACTGTCCGCGTACACCGCGGCGTTCGTCTGTGAGGCGCTGCGCTCGGGCATCAACACCGTGCCCGTGGGACAGGCGGAGGCCGCCCGTGCCATCGGGCTGAGCTTCACCCAGGTCCTCGGGCTCATCGTGCTGCCCCAGGCGTTCCGGTCGGTCGTCGGCCCGCTCACGAACGTCCTCATCGCGCTCACCAAGAACACCACGGTGGCGGCGGCGATCGGCGTCGCCGAGGCGGCGCTGCTCATGAAGGAGATGATCGAGAACGAGGCCCAGCTCCTCCTCATCTCGGCCATCTTCGCGCTCGGCTTCCTGGTGCTGACCCTGCCGACCGGGCTCTTCCTCGGCTGGGTCGGCAAGAAGGTGGCGGTCAAGCGATGA
- a CDS encoding amino acid ABC transporter permease encodes MSSVLYDAPGPKAKRRNVVYTVVFLVVLALGVWWVIDKLNEKNQLEWVLWKPFFTDSQAWTTYLLPGLGETLKAAGLSLLIALPLGALFGIARLSDHAWVRVPAGAVVEFFRAIPVLLLMLFANQFYSEYTDISSDQRPLYAVVTGLVLYNSSVLAEIVRAGILSLPRGQTEAAKAIGLRKGQMMGSVLLPQAVTAMLPAIVSQLVVIVKDTALGGAMIGFSELLVERRTLASNYSNVFASFIVVAAIYVVVNFILTSLASWLEQVVRRGKRTTGAVVGATAIEDLSAGAAGGASGMAAGATGSAGPPGDGDPGGGGDGGDGGEGRLT; translated from the coding sequence ATGAGTTCCGTTCTCTACGACGCCCCCGGCCCGAAGGCCAAGCGGCGCAACGTCGTCTACACCGTGGTCTTCCTCGTCGTGCTGGCGCTCGGCGTGTGGTGGGTCATCGACAAGCTGAACGAGAAGAACCAGCTCGAATGGGTGCTGTGGAAGCCGTTCTTCACGGATTCCCAGGCATGGACCACCTACCTGCTGCCGGGCCTCGGCGAGACGCTGAAGGCGGCCGGGCTCTCGCTCCTCATCGCACTGCCGCTGGGCGCGCTCTTCGGCATAGCGCGGCTCTCCGACCACGCGTGGGTACGGGTGCCGGCGGGCGCGGTCGTGGAGTTCTTCCGGGCCATCCCGGTGCTGCTCCTGATGCTGTTCGCGAACCAGTTCTACTCCGAGTACACCGACATCAGCAGCGATCAGCGTCCCCTGTACGCCGTCGTCACCGGGCTCGTGCTCTACAACTCCTCCGTGCTCGCCGAGATCGTCCGGGCGGGCATCCTCTCCCTGCCCCGCGGGCAGACCGAGGCCGCCAAGGCCATCGGCCTGCGCAAGGGCCAGATGATGGGCTCCGTGCTGCTGCCGCAGGCCGTCACGGCGATGCTGCCGGCGATCGTCAGCCAGCTCGTCGTCATCGTGAAGGACACCGCGCTCGGCGGCGCGATGATCGGCTTCAGCGAACTGCTCGTCGAACGGCGCACGCTGGCGTCCAACTACTCCAACGTCTTCGCCAGCTTCATCGTCGTCGCGGCGATCTACGTCGTCGTGAACTTCATCCTGACGTCGCTGGCGAGCTGGCTGGAGCAGGTCGTCCGGCGCGGCAAGCGGACCACCGGCGCCGTGGTCGGGGCTACGGCCATCGAGGATCTGAGCGCCGGCGCGGCGGGCGGCGCCTCCGGCATGGCAGCCGGTGCGACCGGCTCTGCGGGCCCTCCGGGCGACGGTGATCCCGGTGGCGGGGGAGACGGGGGAGACGGCGGTGAAGGCCGCCTGACATAG
- a CDS encoding FAD-dependent monooxygenase — protein MDPVIIVGAGPVGLALSLALARHAVPTVLLDDRPAGDAEEDGRPAGPRPARTAVLRPHTTAFLDRLGAAEIREHGAPLAGWRVLRGGRTQVRVEFGEAAGPAPLHVAQSALTTTLAALADNSHHVEVFRGSRLTELTQEPYGVNVRTRAGTWWRGSWLVGCDGARSTVRKLLEVPYAGRTAVERHAVAAVRADLPWTGEGVLYRGAPRSGPGAECVARPLGDDRWRLDWLLPPGGGVVTPEALVARLEATLRVWTGTRHPSYELLDTGVHTVHHRLARRWRRGRTLLAGDAAHLVGSLGTQQLDEGLADAENLAWKLGRVWHQAGRDDSGDDLVDTYVTERRGAITARLRAADQVRPLLRRAGGLRAAVRGKSAAELLTDGHLGRGRIGGPPVYATAPTGLDGAVEVGTAPGARVDDVHVIAPDGWTGRLSERLGGDPLVVLVAPGTRVWDRSRWMQAGLMPKLVRLVGELPVRARLLVAETYPGAAPHTVLYIRPDGHLMAALAGVREESMRLCANRMLGRPDDAEE, from the coding sequence GTGGACCCGGTGATCATCGTCGGGGCGGGCCCGGTCGGGCTCGCCCTGTCGTTGGCTCTGGCACGGCACGCGGTCCCCACCGTCCTCCTCGACGACCGGCCCGCCGGCGACGCCGAGGAGGACGGCAGGCCCGCGGGACCGCGCCCGGCCCGTACCGCCGTGCTGCGCCCGCACACCACCGCGTTCCTCGACCGCCTCGGCGCCGCGGAGATCCGCGAGCACGGCGCTCCGCTCGCCGGCTGGCGCGTGCTGCGCGGCGGCCGGACACAGGTGCGGGTGGAGTTCGGCGAGGCCGCGGGCCCCGCCCCGCTGCACGTCGCCCAGTCCGCTCTGACCACCACGCTGGCGGCGCTCGCCGACAACTCCCACCACGTGGAGGTCTTCCGCGGCAGCCGGCTGACGGAGCTGACGCAGGAGCCGTACGGCGTCAACGTCCGCACCCGGGCCGGGACCTGGTGGCGCGGGAGCTGGCTCGTCGGCTGCGACGGCGCCCGTTCGACCGTGCGCAAGCTGCTGGAGGTGCCGTACGCCGGCCGCACGGCCGTCGAGCGGCACGCCGTCGCCGCGGTACGGGCCGACCTGCCCTGGACCGGCGAGGGCGTGCTGTACCGCGGCGCCCCGCGCAGCGGACCCGGCGCCGAGTGCGTCGCCAGGCCGCTCGGCGACGACCGGTGGCGGCTGGACTGGCTGCTGCCGCCGGGCGGCGGCGTCGTCACGCCGGAGGCCCTCGTCGCGCGGCTGGAGGCCACCCTGCGCGTCTGGACGGGCACCCGCCACCCCTCGTACGAACTCCTCGACACCGGCGTGCACACCGTCCACCACCGGCTCGCCCGCCGCTGGCGCCGCGGCCGCACGCTGCTCGCCGGGGACGCCGCGCACCTCGTCGGCTCGCTGGGCACCCAGCAGCTCGACGAGGGCCTCGCCGACGCCGAGAACCTCGCCTGGAAGCTCGGCCGTGTCTGGCACCAGGCAGGACGCGACGACTCCGGCGACGACCTCGTCGACACCTATGTCACCGAGCGCCGCGGCGCCATCACCGCCCGGCTGCGCGCCGCCGACCAGGTCCGCCCGCTGCTGCGCCGTGCCGGCGGCCTCCGGGCGGCGGTGCGCGGCAAGTCGGCGGCGGAGCTGCTGACGGACGGCCACCTGGGCCGCGGCCGGATAGGCGGCCCGCCGGTGTACGCCACGGCGCCGACGGGTCTGGACGGGGCGGTGGAGGTGGGCACAGCACCCGGCGCCCGGGTCGACGACGTCCACGTGATCGCCCCGGACGGTTGGACGGGCCGGCTCTCCGAACGGCTGGGGGGCGACCCCCTGGTGGTGCTGGTCGCCCCCGGCACCCGGGTCTGGGACCGCAGCCGCTGGATGCAGGCGGGGCTGATGCCGAAGCTGGTGCGGCTCGTGGGCGAACTCCCCGTCCGCGCCCGGCTGCTGGTCGCGGAGACCTACCCGGGCGCGGCGCCGCACACGGTCCTCTACATCCGCCCGGACGGCCATCTGATGGCCGCGCTTGCGGGGGTGCGCGAGGAGTCGATGCGGCTGTGCGCGAACCGGATGCTGGGCCGGCCTGACGACGCGGAGGAGTAG
- the dapF gene encoding diaminopimelate epimerase, producing MSTARLHFLKGHGTENDFVIVPDPAGLIDLSPAAVARLCDRRAGIGGDGLLRVVRSDAHPEGRRMAADAEWFMDYRNADGSVAEMCGNGVRVFARYLQHAGLVESGDLAVGTRAGVRRVHLAKDGDITVGMGRAALAAGPDAEVTVTVGERSWPARNVGMGNPHAVAFVADLADAGRLYEAPGVAPASAYPQGVNVEFVVDRGPRHVAMRVHERGSGETRSCGTGACAVAVAAARRDGVDPAATGRPETYTVDVPGGRLVVTEQPDGEVEMTGPALIVAEGDTAAGWI from the coding sequence GTGAGCACCGCGCGACTGCACTTCCTCAAGGGACACGGCACCGAGAACGACTTCGTGATCGTCCCGGACCCGGCCGGTCTCATCGACCTGTCCCCGGCCGCCGTGGCCCGGCTCTGCGACCGCCGGGCGGGCATCGGCGGTGACGGCCTGCTGCGGGTCGTGCGGTCCGACGCGCACCCGGAGGGACGGCGGATGGCCGCCGACGCCGAGTGGTTCATGGACTACCGCAACGCGGACGGCAGCGTCGCCGAGATGTGCGGGAACGGGGTGCGGGTCTTCGCCCGCTATCTCCAGCACGCCGGTCTCGTGGAGAGCGGCGACCTGGCGGTCGGCACGCGCGCGGGGGTGCGGCGGGTCCACCTGGCCAAGGACGGCGACATCACGGTCGGCATGGGCCGGGCGGCGCTCGCCGCCGGGCCGGACGCCGAGGTGACGGTCACGGTGGGCGAGCGGAGCTGGCCCGCGCGCAACGTGGGCATGGGCAATCCGCACGCGGTGGCGTTCGTCGCCGACCTCGCGGACGCGGGGCGGCTGTACGAGGCGCCGGGTGTCGCGCCGGCGTCGGCGTATCCCCAGGGTGTGAACGTGGAGTTCGTCGTGGACCGCGGCCCGCGGCACGTGGCGATGCGGGTCCACGAGCGCGGCTCGGGCGAGACCCGCTCGTGCGGTACGGGCGCGTGCGCGGTGGCCGTCGCCGCCGCCCGCCGCGACGGGGTGGACCCGGCGGCGACGGGCCGCCCGGAGACATACACCGTGGACGTGCCCGGTGGCCGCCTCGTGGTGACCGAACAGCCCGACGGCGAGGTGGAGATGACGGGCCCGGCCCTCATCGTCGCCGAAGGCGACACGGCGGCCGGCTGGATCTAG
- the miaA gene encoding tRNA (adenosine(37)-N6)-dimethylallyltransferase MiaA: MTETTPRPQVVAVVGATATGKSELGIALARRLGGEIVNADSMQLYRGMNIGTAKLTPAERQGVPHHLLDVWDVTETASVAAYQRLARAEIDRLGALGRTAVLVGGSGLYVRGAVDAMDFPGTDPAVRARLEAELAAAGPAPLHARLAAADPDAAAAILPGNGRRIVRALEVIELTGRPFTANLPAHESVYDTVQIGIAVPRPELADRIERRVHRMWRAGLVDEVRRLEAEGLREGRTAARALGYQQVLAFLAGECTEAEARDETVGATRRFARRQETWFRRDARVHWISGSEADRDRLPDTACDLLERSVTG; encoded by the coding sequence GTGACAGAGACCACCCCCCGTCCCCAGGTCGTCGCGGTCGTCGGGGCCACGGCCACCGGCAAGTCCGAGCTCGGGATCGCGCTCGCCCGGCGGCTCGGCGGCGAGATCGTCAACGCCGACTCGATGCAGCTCTACCGGGGGATGAACATCGGCACGGCCAAACTGACGCCCGCGGAGAGGCAGGGCGTGCCGCACCACCTGCTCGACGTGTGGGACGTCACGGAGACCGCCAGCGTCGCCGCGTACCAGCGCCTGGCCCGCGCCGAGATCGACCGGCTCGGCGCCCTCGGCCGCACCGCGGTGCTCGTCGGCGGCTCCGGGCTGTACGTGCGCGGGGCCGTCGACGCGATGGACTTCCCCGGCACCGACCCCGCCGTCCGCGCCCGCCTGGAGGCGGAGCTGGCGGCCGCGGGGCCGGCGCCGCTGCACGCGCGCCTGGCCGCCGCCGACCCGGACGCCGCCGCCGCGATCCTGCCGGGCAACGGCCGCCGGATCGTCCGGGCCCTGGAGGTGATCGAGCTGACCGGCCGCCCCTTCACGGCCAACCTCCCGGCGCACGAGTCGGTCTACGACACCGTCCAGATCGGCATCGCCGTGCCGCGGCCGGAACTGGCGGACCGGATCGAGCGGCGTGTGCACCGGATGTGGCGGGCCGGTCTGGTGGACGAGGTGCGGCGGCTGGAAGCGGAAGGGCTGCGTGAGGGCCGTACCGCCGCCAGGGCCCTGGGGTACCAGCAGGTGCTGGCGTTCCTCGCCGGCGAGTGCACGGAAGCGGAGGCCCGGGACGAGACCGTGGGAGCCACCCGGAGGTTCGCGCGGCGGCAGGAGACGTGGTTCCGGCGCGACGCGCGCGTGCACTGGATCAGCGGCTCGGAGGCCGACCGTGACCGTCTTCCGGACACCGCGTGTGACCTACTCGAACGGTCGGTCACAGGCTGA